The genomic segment ATGCATTAAGCGCCTCCGCAAAAGAAAAGATACTAAAAGCTCAGGGTACCGTAGAGATAATTTAGAATCAAAAAATATAAACATAGAGTCTTTCAATTTTTAACTTTTAACCTTAAAACATTTCAACCGTGAGCATAGTTAACAGCTTCCAGAACATTTTCAAGATACAGGAACTTAAAAGCAGGGTACTGTTTACTTTTATGCTTTTATGCGTCTATCGTATAGGCGCCCATATCCCGACACCAGGAATTAACGGCGAGGAATTAAGTAAATTCCTTATGGCAAGGGGAGGCGCGCTTATGGGCTTTTTTGACATGTTCTCCGGCGGCGCCTTATCAAGGGCCACAATTTTTGCTCTCGGCATCATGCCGTACATAAGCGCGTCGATTATACTTCAGCTTCTTACCATTGTTATTCCGACCCTCGGACGGCTTGCAAAGGAAGGCGAGAGCGGCAGAAAAAAGATCATACAGTACACACGATATGGAACTATAGTTATCAGCATAGTTCAGTCAATGGGCATAGCCATTGGAATCGAAAGCATGGGCGACGGGGCCTTTGTTCAAAATCCAGGGTGGGCCTTCAGGCTCTTGACCATGATAACCATGACTTCAGGCACTGCCTTTCTCATGTGGCTCGGTGAGCAGATCACTGAGCGCGGGATCGGCAACGGAATTTCCCTGATAATTTTTTCAGGCATCGTCGCGCGTTTTCCGAATGCGATAATCAGTTCAGTAGAACTCATAAGGGCCGGTGAATTGCATATTCTTTTGATGCTGCTGGTGGTGGTCATGATGATCGCGGTAATCGGCATTATTGTTTATGTTGAAAGAGGGCAGCGCAAGATCCCGGTACAGTATGCCAAACGGGTAGTGGGGCGAAAGGTCTACGGCGGGCAAAGCACGCATCTGCCTCTTAAAATTAACGCGGCGGGCGTTATACCGCCCATATTTGCATCTTCAATAATGATGTTCCCCGCTACGATAGCGGGTTTTATATCCATCCCTTGGGTGCAGACATTATCAAAACAGCTTGCGCCCGGAACGATAGTTTATACGACACTCGACATTGTTTTAATTTTCTTCTTTTGCTATTTCTATACCTCAATAATATACAACCCGGTGGACATGGCAGACAACCTGAAAAAACACGGGGGATTTGTGCCAGGCGTAAGGCCTGGTCAGAAAACCACCGACTATATTTATCATGTCCTAACAAGGATCACTTTTGGTGGAGCGATTTACCTCGCGTCAGTCTGCATTCTGCCTGATATTTTGAGAGGATATTTCAAGGTGCCGTTTTACTTTGGAGGAACATCTGTTTTAATAGTTGTCGGCGTTGCGCTCGATACAATGTCTCAGATAGAATCACATCTGGTGACGCGTTCTTATGATGGGTTCCTGAAGAAAGGAAGACTGAAGGGCAGGAAAGGCTGATTGGCCCTGACGGATTTCCTTTTTTTGAAAATAAAATATATTAACATTGATCATTGATAATTCTTAAGTCACAAGATGAGATAAAAAGGATGGCAGAGGCGTGCCGAATTGTGGCTGAGGTATTGGAAGGGATCAAACAAAGCGTTGCGCCGGGAATAACAACAAAAGAACTCGATAACTTTGCAGAGTCTTTTATTATTTCAAAGGGCGCGAGGCCGGCCTTTAAAAATTACAGAGGCTATCCGGCTAGCGTTTGTACATCAAGGAATGAGCAGGTTGTTCATGGGATACCTTCTTCGACAAAGCTGGCAGAAGGAGATATAATTAGTCTTGATATAGGCGTTTATTACAAAGGATTTTACGGTGACGCAGCAATAACCCTGCCGGTTGGCGAAGTGAATAATCAGGCGGAAAAACTGATATCAGCAACTGAAAAGGCGCTGCAGATC from the Nitrospirota bacterium genome contains:
- the secY gene encoding preprotein translocase subunit SecY codes for the protein MSIVNSFQNIFKIQELKSRVLFTFMLLCVYRIGAHIPTPGINGEELSKFLMARGGALMGFFDMFSGGALSRATIFALGIMPYISASIILQLLTIVIPTLGRLAKEGESGRKKIIQYTRYGTIVISIVQSMGIAIGIESMGDGAFVQNPGWAFRLLTMITMTSGTAFLMWLGEQITERGIGNGISLIIFSGIVARFPNAIISSVELIRAGELHILLMLLVVVMMIAVIGIIVYVERGQRKIPVQYAKRVVGRKVYGGQSTHLPLKINAAGVIPPIFASSIMMFPATIAGFISIPWVQTLSKQLAPGTIVYTTLDIVLIFFFCYFYTSIIYNPVDMADNLKKHGGFVPGVRPGQKTTDYIYHVLTRITFGGAIYLASVCILPDILRGYFKVPFYFGGTSVLIVVGVALDTMSQIESHLVTRSYDGFLKKGRLKGRKG
- the map gene encoding type I methionyl aminopeptidase, which encodes MIILKSQDEIKRMAEACRIVAEVLEGIKQSVAPGITTKELDNFAESFIISKGARPAFKNYRGYPASVCTSRNEQVVHGIPSSTKLAEGDIISLDIGVYYKGFYGDAAITLPVGEVNNQAEKLISATEKALQIGIEKAVAGNRISDISSAIQTYVESQGLSIVRSFVGHGIGRELHEEPQIPNFGRPGEGPRLTEGMTLAIEPMVNAGGWEVVILDDGWTAVTKDGCLSAHFEHTIAITKDGNVVLTKL